GCTTTTAATCGGTATATAAACTGCTTCTATTGCTTGGGAAACTAAATAGTATTTTATCAGCGGCACGGACACAATATATAGTTTATCCCGCCGTTCATTCTGTTTGTCGCGTAGATATTCGTGTACTTGGGCAATCGCTGTCGGTTTTGTGTGTTGGACGACAGTATGTAGGGTGACATAACTATAAGAAAGAAAAAAGATGATGACAGTACACAAGGCAAACAGATGACGAAACCGGTTCTGTGTTCCTATGATTCGGCTGCACGCGAATGCAATCCCTAAGCCCAGAAAAGGCAATAAAGGTAAAACGTGTCGGCTCTTATGGATAACGTTCTGTCCTAAGAATATCCATAGGCAATAGACAGCACACCCAATAAAGATGGGGTTTGAAAGCGGGAAATCGTTCCCAGAAAGTTTTTCTGTAGTCCATCTCTTCAGGGGTCGCCAATTGGCTGCAACAATTCCGATTAAGATGATAGCTGAACAGGCGGTTATAGGGTGCCGACCTTGCCAATAGAGTCCAAATCCATCTGCCCAGAGGCTCTCAAAAAGTTTCGTCAAGCGAAACCACAATTCAGGGTGAGTGGAGACAGTGCCACCGAAATCTGAAAAATGCCCCTGACTCTGTGTCCGTGCGGCGGCTATGAGCGTATTCCATCCCGTAATTGAGAGCAGCGGGACAAGCCACACAAGGACACCGATAGTCCCCGCTATGATGCACTTCAAACGACCGGTGTGTTTTAATCGTAGGACCAACGCAGGCACCAATAAGGGAAAATACGAGAGTCGCACGCCGACCAAGATGCCAGCGAGAAAAAAGCCGATGGTACTCCGTAAACCAGATAGTGTATCCGTGTTATCCTCTTGTGCTGTTGTAAAATAAAGGCTTGCCAAAAGGCAAGCAACCCCCATCGCATCTGGCATATATCGGTTACCCATCAGCCAGAGTAAAGGGTTCATGAATATGACAAAGACAGCAACTTTCCCCAACAATGTGGTGACTGAAACCTTCGCAATCCTCAGTGTAAAGAAGATTGTGAAGAAGATCGATAACCCGCCAACGAGTGAAAATGCTAATGCGTAACGACGCGTGCCTGCATAGAGGAGTTTGGTAATATAACAGAAAACAGGATATGCTGGAAAATGCGGTTGCAACTTGGCGACATCGTAGTCTACTATGCTCAGTGCGAAGCGGAGGCTATCTAAATCTTCAATGTAATAGATAGTGCTAAGCAATCGAGAGCCGATACAACAGATAAATACAATACTCCAGACTTTGAATTCCGTCTTCATGTTTTAGGTAATTTGGTAGGTGCGTTTTACACGCACCTACCAGTGGACAGGCACCTTTGTAGTTAAAACCCGCCCTACATCAATGCCTACCAGTTTGCCATGTTACCGTTGGAGAACCCGTATGCCGCCTGCATGACAGCCTTAGCGCGTTCGTAATTGGCAACCTGCGTTTTGTAGCTGTTACTGCCGGGTTCGTCATATATGGGTGCTTCTCCCATGATACCATGCAATTCGGCGAGTTGTCCATCACCAATCAACCGGAACGGGTTGTACTGCAAAGCGACCGTATACCCTTTCATTTCTGCCCAATGTTTATTTAAGTTGGCAATGTTTTCTTCGGCTGTCCCCAACTTCGACATATCACTGAGCGTATCGTTAATGTAGTGTACCACAGTCGCTGCGATAACCTTTTCCATGCCTTCTGCGGCGGTTTGGCGGTGTGCGCTAATTTCCGCGACCGATCCTTGATTCGTGATCGCGGTTCTGCCAGCAAGGAAAGCATTGAAGATTTGTTGTGTGAAATCGACACCTGATCCGCCTTTATCCCGCTTCCCAGCGTTTCTGGAAAGCCCGAAGTTATATTCCGATTTGAAGTCGATGCTTCCATCACCGTTAGAATCGAACGTGAAATCATCGACCTTTCCAGCGAGCTGTTCATCGCTGTAGCGGGAATAGTCACGAGCGGCACCGAAGTAGCCGAAGGCTTCATCCCATGCGTGTTCCATTGCGGTATACGGGTCGGTACCATCTCGTGCTTCACTGTTATCGCGTTCAAGCAAGCCGCCGAGATAAACACCTGTCGCTTGGTAATACGGAACTGCGCCGATGAGGACTTTATTAACCATCTGGGACATATCGACGCCGTCATCAGTGGTGTAAGCCATTGGTGTGCCGAGTTTATCAGAATCTTGCGAGTTGTCCGCAATAGCCTTGAACCATTCGCGCACCAAATCATCGGCAGTCCGGTTGTACCCGATGACAGGCTCGTCGGAAATCTTACCGACAAGATTTTTTCCTGTCGAAAGTGCTGAATAGTGGCTCTCGCTTGCGGATAATGCGCCTGTAGTCGTTAGTGTTTTCAGGTTAAGCGCGTCATCGTATTCATAGAGTTTAAGCATATCGGACACGGCAATAGGACGTGCGCCATCTTTTCCGACGCTGTCAGTGGTTGCTTTCAAGTCTTGCAACAGCAAGTTACGTACGACCTGCCCTGAATAGGAGACGCTGCTTTCACCTTCCATAAAGCGGCTGTCAAAGACATACGCCTGCGGAACTTCGATCATCGCCCCGGCTTCTCCCTCCAAATCACCATCCTCCGTGTCTTCGTCGCTTCCACAAGCGACCAGAAATAGACTTGCAACAGTTAGCAGTAGAACTAACCATTGGAATTTTTTTGTCAGGTAATTCATGTTTACTCCTTTAGGGTTTATAGATAATGAGTCTCATTATCTATGAAAAATTATTACTTAACATTGTTAGTTGGTAGGCGTATTTTGAAATGGTTTCAAAAGTGGAACGTATTCCCAATTGAATTGCGCCATTTTCAACCTACGCCAGCATTAGAAACCTTGTTTAATACCGAAAAGTATCTGTCGTCTGGGTCCGATGAGGATACCCGAACTGAGGTTCGCTTCGGGCTGCCCTGCATTTGAATGCAGCCGTGACCCGATGTATACGTGATCGAAAATGTTTTTGGCAGTGAAAAATATCTGCCACTGTCTGGTTATTTTGTAATCAATACTTGCGTTGACAATTGCGTAACTCGGAATAGGTCCGGTATCGCCGCGGTTGAAAGTCTTCTGGAGATTTTCAAAGTCGGTGAAGACTTCGTCCACAAACCGCATATCTGCGCGCAAACGGAGGCCATCACCAATCCGTTTCGCCAATCCGACGGTGAAAGTGTGCCGTGGCGCGTAAGGTAATTCATTGCCGTTTAGTTCTACATCAACGTTACCGGCGATCGTAGCGGATTTCACGATGCCATCAACAATTTCTGTTTGGAGGAATGTATAAGAGAGGTTGATGTCAGGCAGTACCGACACAAACTCTGATACCCCTAAAGTCATCGCCATCTCCACCCCTGATAGATCAACTTTGCCTAAGTTTTTGAAGGCAGTGCCGCGCCCCGCTGCGACTAAATCTTCAACCTTAACGAAGAATCCGGAAGTTTCTAAGATGACTCCTGGTATCCATGAGCGGAATCCGAGTTCCACGTTCCAACTTTTTTCGGGTTCGAGGTCGAGTCCACCGACATCAACATCCTGTCCGAAGTTGGTAATCTTCAACGCGCCGCTGGAGGGTGCTGTGTACCCTCGATGTACACCGCCAAAAAAGTTAAATTGCCCAAACTCGTAGTTCACGCCGATCCCCGGCATCAGTACTGATGAAACCTTGTCTGCGAACACCGAGCCGCGTAACCGGTCCACGCGATCTTGCTTAAACACCTCAAAACGCAAACCGGGTGTGACAGTTAATCTTTCAAAACGCATCTGCTCCTTAGCGTAGAGTGCCAAGGCAATGGTCTCATAATGATGGCTTTGCCCGACAATTTTCACTGGATCTTCTTCGGAACCGGGAGTGCCGGTATAGTAAACGCCATCCCGAGCATCTGGTGCGTCCCCGGTTTTCTTATCGTCAATAAAGCGTTCCCAATGTACTCTGCCTCCGATTTCAGCACGCCCTATATTTCCAGCAAGTCCGTGGGTAAAGGTATAATTCTGCTCAATCCCGCCGACGTAGAAGGTGCGGAGGATACCGAAGTTGCTTTTTCCGTTGCCGATTCGGACAAGGTCGCCCGTTTGGAAATAGGGTACCGGTACCAGATTCCCAGTTTCAAGAGTTACAGGACGCACGAAAATATCGTCCTCACGCCACCACCGCCGATCAAACACACTTGTATACATCGTTGTATTGCTGACAAGATTCGTCGAAATTTTGTTGGTGTAGATGAGATCGAGTGAGGTCCTGAGAACCTTGAAATTGTCGTGTTCTTTCGGATTGAAGTTCGGATCGGTTTGGAAGGAGTACTCTGTTAAACCGGTATACGTTGCGTTCGAGTTCTCAAAATTACCGTTTAGTTTGAGGTAGAGCGTTTTTTCTTCGCTCAATTGAAAAAGCGTTTTTACTGTGCCATTTGCCTGATCGAAGGTGTTATTCTCTCTAAAACCGTCCCCGTGTTTGTAAAGCAGTTGTATGTCAGACACAATTTTTTCAGAATTACCGATACCTCTTAACTCTGAAAATGCGCTGTAGTAACCATTGTTGCCAGCCGTTAGTTGATTCGCAAATCCCTTTGCCCCGTCGGGTTTTTGTGTTGTATAATTGATAACACCCCCCATCGTTTGTGGTCCGTATCGGAGCGCAGCACTACTTTTAATCACCTCGACTGCATCGATCCGGTCTGCGGGTGGGTTATAGTAAGCATTCGGATAGATGTAAAGGGCAGGTTGTATCGGCACACCGTCTTCTAATATAAGCACGCGCGCACTTCGACGAGGATTTAATCCTCGGATGCCGATACTCAAGCGCGAGTTGCCGAATCCGTCGTCTGCATAGCCGTTGATACCGGGTATTAATTCAAGCAATTCTTGTGTGCCGACAGGTTTAATAAGATCAACGATTTCTGGTTCCAACATGCTCATCGTGCCTGTGAGTTTCCGATGCCTACGCGATGATTTACCGATAATTTCTATCGGTGCGAGCTGGAAAGTTTGGCTGGACAACGCAATTTCTAAATTGTGTGCTGAATCAGAGGCAAGTGCAAGCATTTCACTGTAGCGATTATATCCGATTGAACTGACCTGAATCTGTTTCTTCCCTTGAACAGTTTGCGTCAGATGGAAGGTGCCATCTTTTCCGGTTGTTGTCTCAGCCAAGATTTGTCCATCGGCTTCAACCTTAACAACAGCCCCTAAAATCGGTTGCCTTGTC
This genomic window from Candidatus Poribacteria bacterium contains:
- a CDS encoding DUF4856 domain-containing protein — encoded protein: MNYLTKKFQWLVLLLTVASLFLVACGSDEDTEDGDLEGEAGAMIEVPQAYVFDSRFMEGESSVSYSGQVVRNLLLQDLKATTDSVGKDGARPIAVSDMLKLYEYDDALNLKTLTTTGALSASESHYSALSTGKNLVGKISDEPVIGYNRTADDLVREWFKAIADNSQDSDKLGTPMAYTTDDGVDMSQMVNKVLIGAVPYYQATGVYLGGLLERDNSEARDGTDPYTAMEHAWDEAFGYFGAARDYSRYSDEQLAGKVDDFTFDSNGDGSIDFKSEYNFGLSRNAGKRDKGGSGVDFTQQIFNAFLAGRTAITNQGSVAEISAHRQTAAEGMEKVIAATVVHYINDTLSDMSKLGTAEENIANLNKHWAEMKGYTVALQYNPFRLIGDGQLAELHGIMGEAPIYDEPGSNSYKTQVANYERAKAVMQAAYGFSNGNMANW
- a CDS encoding TonB-dependent receptor; the protein is MPLFSHKVCKPETYTRTILIFIIFNLLLGVTHFCQSSTNINGKVIDKETRQPILGAVVKVEADGQILAETTTGKDGTFHLTQTVQGKKQIQVSSIGYNRYSEMLALASDSAHNLEIALSSQTFQLAPIEIIGKSSRRHRKLTGTMSMLEPEIVDLIKPVGTQELLELIPGINGYADDGFGNSRLSIGIRGLNPRRSARVLILEDGVPIQPALYIYPNAYYNPPADRIDAVEVIKSSAALRYGPQTMGGVINYTTQKPDGAKGFANQLTAGNNGYYSAFSELRGIGNSEKIVSDIQLLYKHGDGFRENNTFDQANGTVKTLFQLSEEKTLYLKLNGNFENSNATYTGLTEYSFQTDPNFNPKEHDNFKVLRTSLDLIYTNKISTNLVSNTTMYTSVFDRRWWREDDIFVRPVTLETGNLVPVPYFQTGDLVRIGNGKSNFGILRTFYVGGIEQNYTFTHGLAGNIGRAEIGGRVHWERFIDDKKTGDAPDARDGVYYTGTPGSEEDPVKIVGQSHHYETIALALYAKEQMRFERLTVTPGLRFEVFKQDRVDRLRGSVFADKVSSVLMPGIGVNYEFGQFNFFGGVHRGYTAPSSGALKITNFGQDVDVGGLDLEPEKSWNVELGFRSWIPGVILETSGFFVKVEDLVAAGRGTAFKNLGKVDLSGVEMAMTLGVSEFVSVLPDINLSYTFLQTEIVDGIVKSATIAGNVDVELNGNELPYAPRHTFTVGLAKRIGDGLRLRADMRFVDEVFTDFENLQKTFNRGDTGPIPSYAIVNASIDYKITRQWQIFFTAKNIFDHVYIGSRLHSNAGQPEANLSSGILIGPRRQILFGIKQGF